The nucleotide sequence AAGGCCAATGCGCCTGTGGCCTACCTCATTCTCAACGGCGATACGCCGCTGCTGCAAGAATCGACATTGCGCGCGCTGTTGCAAACGCATCGGGCAGCCGGTGCGACGGTCACCCTCTTGACGGCGATTCTGGATAACCCTGGCGGCTATGGCCGGGTGGTGCGGCGGACGGCGAAGGGCGCGTCCGGTGCCGTCCATGCGTCCGCCGATGTGGTGAAAATCGTCGAAGATCGCGACGCGTCTCCGGAAGAACGAGGGATCCGCGAAATCAATGTCGGGACTTATGTCGTCGACGGGCCCTTTCTCTTTGCGGCCTTGGACAAGGTGCAGCCGCACAATGCGCAGGGCGAGTACTACCTGACGGACATCGTCGATATGGCGGTCACGCAGGGCCATCGGGTCGCGGCGTTGCCGCTGGCGAACCCGGACGAAGGGTTGGGGGTCAATTCGAGGTTGCAGTTGGCGGACGCTGAGCAGGTGATTCGTCAGCAGATCCGACGGCGCTGGATGGAAGCCGGTGTGACGATGATCGACCCGGCCTCCACCTGGATCGATGCTGAGGTCGTGATTGGCAAAGATACGATCTTGCATCCGAACGTGACCCTGGAAGGGAAGACGGTCATCGGAGAGGGCGGTGAAATCCGTTCCTTCACGCGGCTCACGAATTGTGCGGTCGGTTCCCATGTGACGATTCTGGATCATTGCGTCTGTGCCGACTCGCAGATCGACGAGCAGGCTACGATCGGTCCGTTCGTGCATTTGCGTCCCGGTGTGCGGGTGCGCAAGAAGGCGAAGGTCGGCAACTTTGTCGAGATGAAGAAGACGGATCTGGGCGAAGGCGCCAAGGCCAACCATCTGAGCTATCTCGGGGATGCGACGATCGGCAAGGACGTCAATATCGGCGCCGGCACGATTACGTGCAACTACGACGGGGTGCATAAGTACCAGACGGTCGTGGGCGATCATGTGTTTTTGGGGAGCGATACGCAGTTGATTGCCCCGGTGACCATCGGGGCAGGGGCGGTTATTGCGGCCGGTACGACGGTGACGCAGGATGTGCCGGCGGATGCGTTGGCGATCGCCCGGGTGGCGCAAGTCAATCGGGCCGGATGGGCTGCCAGACGGCGTGCGTTGTTGGCGAATGAGAAGCAGGCTCCGGTGAAGCCGGCCGGTAAGCGAACGGCGGCCACCAAGGCGTCCAGCAAGAAGAAGCGGAGGTAGACGATCGATGTGTGGCATTGTTGGCTATGTGGGAAATCAAGAAGCGGTTCCGATTCTGATCGGCGGGCTGGCCAAGTTGGAGTATCGCGGGTACGACTCCGCGGGCGTCGCCATCCAGCAGGGGCAGAAAATCAATGTGCGGCGTAGCGTCGGCAAGCTGGTGAATCTTCAAAAGTCGCTGCAAGAGAAAGAGCTGAGCGGCATGGTGGGTATCGGTCACACCCGCTGGGCGACGCACGGCAAGCCGTCTGAGCAGAATGCCCATCCGCATCGATCGAAGGGTTGTGTCCTCGTGCACAACGGCATCATCGAGAACTATCAGCCGCTGAAGCAGCAGTTAGAAAAAGAGGGCTACAAGTTTCAGTCGGAGACCGACACGGAAGTGCTGGCCCATTTGATCGATAAGTATCTTCAGCAGGGGCAGGGGTTGGCGGATGCCGTTCGCTCGGCGACGAAGGATGTGCGCGGGAGTTATGCCTTGGCGGTGATTTCTGAGAAGGAGCCGGGGACCTTGATTGCCGCGCGGTCCGGTTGTCCGTTGGTGGTTGGACGCACCAAACAGGCATCGTTTGTCGCGTCCGACGTGATGGCGATGTTGGCGCACACGCGGGATGTGACCTACCTTGAAGAGGGTGACGTCGCGGTGGTGACGCAGCACGAGATGCATCTGACGAATGCGGATGGGCAGCCGGTCTTCCGGAAGGCGACGAAAATCACGTGGGATGCGTCCGCCGTGGAGAAAAGCGGGTATCCGCATTTCATGCTGAAGGAGATTCACGAGCAGCCCCAGACCATTCTCGATACCATGCGCGGGCGGTACTCCTACGAAACCGGAGAAGCCGATCTGCCGGACATCGGACTCACGCCCAAGGAATTCGCCGCGGTGGAACGGATCTGGATCGTGGCCTGCGGGACTTCCTGGCACGCCGGGTTAGTCGGCAAGTATCTCTTCGAGGAAATGGTGCGGACGCCGGTGCAAGTCGATATCGGGAGCGAGTTTCGCTATCGCGATCCGCTGGTCGGGAAGAATGACCTGTTCATTACGATTTCCCAATCGGGTGAAACCGCCGATACGTTGGCGGCTGCACGGGAAGCGAAAGCGAAGGGCGCGCGGGTCGTGTCCATCGTGAACGTGGTCGGCAGCACGCTGGCGCGTGAGTCGGACGGGGTGCTCTATACGCATTGCGGGCCGGAGATCGGTGTGGCCTCGACGAAAGCGTTTACCGCGCAGCTCACGGCGCTGTATCTGCTGTCGCTCCATCTGGCGCGCGTGCGCAGGGTGATGAATGTGGCCGACGGAAAAGCCTGGTTGGATCGACTGGTGCAATTGCCTTCTCTGGTTGAGCGGGTGCTGGGCCGGGAAGCTGAAGTGGTCGCCATCGCGAAACGCTATTACAAGAAGCGCAATTTTCTGTTCCTGGGCCGTGGGATCAATTACCCGATCGCGCTGGAAGGTTCTCTCAAGTTGAAAGAGATTTCTTATATCCATGCCGAAGGGTATCCGGCAGGCGAGATGAAGCATGGGCCGATTGCCTTGATCGACAAGGGCATGCCGGTGGTGGTGCTGGCGCCGCGCGATCGCCTGTATGAAAAGACAGTGAGCAATCTGATGGAAGTGAAGGCGCGGCATGCGCCGGTGATTGCGTTTGTGGCTGAAGGCGAGCGCGAGCTCGGGAAAACGGCGGATGCGGTGTTTACGATTCCGGACACGCACCCGTTGCTCTCGCCCATTCTGTTCACGATTCCCTTGCAGTTGTTGGCGTATCATATTGCTGTGTTGCGCGGGGCGGATGTGGATCAGCCGCGGAACTTGGCAAAGAGCGTGACGGTGGAGTGATCGGATGTTGAAAATGGCTTCCAGCGGCGTTCTCGGTCGTCCGTCTCCCTGCGACGTACCCCAGTGGGTACGCCTCGGTTAACGGACTTCCTGCGGCCTTGCTGGAAGGCCATTTTGAACATCCTCAATGAGTGGGAAGGATAAACCGAGTGGAAATTACGAAACAGGAAGTTGAGAAGGTGGCGAAGCTGGCGCGGCTGCAGGTGACTGAGAGCGAGGTGGCCGTGTTCACCAAACAGTTGAGCCAGATTCTGACGCATGTCGAGACGCTCAAGAAATACAATACGGACGGAGTTCAGCCAACGGCGACGGTCTTGGGCCAGGTCAATGTGTTTCGCGACGATGTGGTGCGGCCGTCGTTGTCGGTGGAGCAGGCCCTTGCCAATGCCCCGGAGCGTGAAGCGGACGGATTCTGCGTGCCGAAGATTATTGATTAAGATCCCCGCCGTGCGGGGATCCAGCCATAAAGGAGTCTCATGTTTCGACAGATGCTGCGATCAAAAATTCACCGTGCGACCGTGACCGGCGCACACCTGGAGTACGAGGGGAGCTTGACGGTCGATGAGGAGCTGCTCGAGGCGGCCGGCATTCTTCCGTATGAGGCCGTCGTTTGTTCGAACCTGAATAACGGCGAACGGTTTATGACCTACGCGATCACCGGAAAGCGGGGCGGCGGAGAAATCATCTTGAACGGGCCGACGGCGCGGAAGGGCGCGACGGGCGATCAGATCATTATCTTCTGTTACGAATACTACAGCGAAGAAGAGATCAAACGGCACGCGCCGAAGATCGTGCGCGTGGATGGAAAGAACCGCATCGTTGAGGCGGCGGCCAAGCACCCATGAGTCTGCATAAACTGACGCTCTGCGAACTGCAGCGGAAATTCACGGCCGGGGAAGTCACCGCCAAGGAGATCGTGCGCGCCTATTTCCTGCGCATCGGGCAGGTCGAGCCCAAGGTCAAGGCGTACGTGACAACCCAAAAAGAGCAGGCGATGGTCGATGCGGCTGCGCTGGACGACTCGCTGAAGGGTTGGCGGAAAACGCAGCCGATGATGGGGATGCCCCTGGCGATCAAGGACAACCTCTGCACCGAGGGCGTCACGACCACCTGCAGCTCGCGGATGCTCCAGCACTTTGTGCCGCCCTATGATGCCACGGTCATCGCGAAGTTGCGGGCGCAGGGCTATGTGCTGTTGGGGAAGACCAACCTCGATGAGTTTGCGATGGGATCCTCCACGGAAAACTCGGCGTTCGGTCCCAGCCGCAATCCCTGGAATCTGCAATGTGTGCCGGGCGGATCGAGCGGCGGATCGGCGGCCGCGGTGGCGGCGGACGAGTGCGCGGCGGCGCTCGGATCGGATACCGGCGGATCGATCCGGCAGCCGGCGGCGTTTTGCGGCGTGGTCGGCTTGAAGCCGACCTATGGGCGGGTGTCGCGCTACGGGCTGATCGCCTTCGCCTCGTCGCTCGATCAGATCGGGCCCATCACGAAGGATGTGGCGGACGCGGCTTTTCTCTTGGGTGTCATTGCCGGTCACGATCCGATGGACTCAACCTCGGCGGATGTGCCGGTGCCCGACTATACGAAGGCACTGAAGAAAAAAGATCTGAAGAAGCTGAAGGTCGGGATCCCGGCTGAATTTTTCGCAGAGGGTCTCGACCCGGAAGTCGAGCAGGCCGTGCGTGCGGCGATCGAAGAATTGAAAAGTCTCGGTGGAGAGATCAAAGAGATTCAGCTGCCGCGCACCGATGCGGCGGTGGCGGTGTATTATGTCATTGCCACGGCGGAAGCGAGTTCGAATTTGGCCCGCTTCGACGGCGTGAAGTTCGGCCTGCGTTCCAAGGATACGAAAGATCTGCTGGACCTCTATACCAAGACCCGCCAGGATGGATTTGGTCCGGAGGTGAAGCGCCGGATCATGCTGGGCACCTATGCGCTGAGCTCCGGCTACTACGATGCCTACTACGGGAAAGCGCAGGCGGTACGGACATTGATTCGGCAGGATTTTGACGCGGCCTTCAAAGAAGTCGATCTGATTGTGACGCCCGTGACGCCCACGCCGGCCTTTAAGCTGGGCGAGAAGAGCGAAGATCCCTTGCAGATGTATCTCTCGGATATTTTCACGATCTCCGTCAATCTAGCCGGCTTACCGGCCATCTCATTGCCCTGTGGATTCAGCAAGGCAGGGCTCCCGATCGGTTTGCAGCTTATCGGGCGGGCATTTCAAGAGGACACCCTGTTGAGAGCCGCCCATGCGTATGAACAGGCGATGCAATGGCGTGCGAAGAAGCCGGCGGTACGGTAAGACGTCGGAAGTGAGCATGTACGGGAGGGGATTATGACCATTGTAGAAATTGCCGCCATCCTGATCGCGGTCGCCTTTGCGGTGCTGGTGGGCTATCTCGTTCCGGTGTTGATTCAGCTTCGGAAAACCGTGGCGGAGTCTGAGCACCTGCTGGCCAAAATGAATGCGGACATGCCGCCTCTTGTCGCCGACCTGCGCAGCATGAGTCAGAATTTGAACGACCTGGCCGATCAGGCCCGCGGTGGTGTCGAACATGCGGCGGTGTTGCTGCATGCCGTGGGCGAAGTCGGCGAATCAGTGCAGCAGGTCCACAACGTGGTGCGCGGGTCGAGCGGCACGTTGCTGACGAACGTGGCGAGTGTGGTTGCGGGATTTAAGGCGGCGACGCAGGTCGTGCGCGAACGAATGAAACACGAAGGAGAACACCACAATGGCGGATGAACGAGGATCCTCTGCGGGCGTATTCTTGGCCTTTCTGAGCGGAGCTGCATTGGGCGCGGTGGCGGCCCTGCTGTTGGCGCCGCAGTCGGGACGTGAATCCCGCGAGCAGCTTCGGGGCTACGCGCGTCGCGCCGAAGACAATCTGCGGGATTTGGCCGGCCGGGCCGGTGAGTCGTTCGAGGAAGTGGTCGATCAGGGCAAGGAGTTCGTCGACTCGAAAAAGTCGGTGCTGCGGGAGGCCTTCGAGGCCGGTCGCGAAGCGATGAAGCGTGAGCGTGACCGCATGCGTGGAGAGGAACAGGGCTGAGGATGATCTACGAAGTTGTCATCGGGGTCGAGGTGCATGCGCAGTTGCGCACGAAGACCAAAATGTTCTGCGGATGCGGGACGACGTTCGGCCGTTCGCCGAACAGCCAGACCTGCCCGGTCTGTTTGGGTCTGCCCGGCACGTTGCCGGTCATCAATCGCGCTGCCGTGGAAATGGCCGTGCGGGCTGGGTTGGCACTGAATTGCACGATCGGGGCGAACAATCAATTTGACCGGAAGAACTACTTCTACCCCGATCTTCCCAAGGGCTACCAGATCTCGCAGTACGAATCGCCGATTTGCGAGCATGGGTGGATCGAGATTGCGGTCGGCGACAACAAGAAGCGCGTCAAGATCCGGCGGGCCCATCTGGAAGAAGATGCCGGGAAGAATGTGCATGAGACCGGCACCAGCGGCAGCCGGGTCGACTTGAATCGTGCCGGGACACCGCTGCTGGAGATCGTGACGGAGCCGGACATGCGGTCGGCCGACGAAGTCGTCGCCTACTTGAAGGGCTTGCGGGACATTTTGATGTATCTCGACGTGTGCGACGGCAATATGGATGAAGGCAGTTTTCGCTGCGAGCCGAATCTGTCGCTCCGTCCGCTGGGTCAGAAAGAATTCGGCACGAAGGTCGAGCTGAAGAACCTCAACTCCTTCAAGTTCGTGAAGGATGCGATCGAATACGAGATCAAGCGGCAGACCAAGGTATTGAGCGAGGGCGGGAAAATTTTTCAGGAAACGCGCCTCTGGAATCTCGAACGCGGTGAGACGGCGGTGATGCGTTCGAAAGAAGAGGCGCACGACTATCGCTATTTCCCCGATCCGGATCTGGTGCCGTTGAAGCTCGACAAGGAATGGATTGAGGGATTTCGCGGCAGCGTGCCGGAGTTGCCGGCCGCTCGCGTAGCTCGATTGGTGCGCGACTATGGGTTGCCCGAGTACGATGCGGGTGTGCTGACCGTGTCCAAAGGCATCGCGGATTACTTCGAAGCCAGTGTGAAGCTGTTCAATCAGCCCAAGACCGTCAGTAACTGGGTGATGGGGGAGCTGACGCGGGAGTTGAACCTCTCGGGGACCGATATCACGGCCTCACCGGTGACGCCTGAACGGTTGGTCGATCTGTTGCAACTGGTCGAGAAGGGGACGATCAGTTTGAAGGTGGCCCGCGAGATTTTCCCTGAGCTCTATAGTAGCGGCAAGCAGCCGGAGCAGATCGTCCAAGAAAAGGGGCTGACCCAAGTCTCCGATGAAGGGGCGCTGGATAAGATCATTGACGAAGTGCTGACGAAAAATCCGGCACAGGTGGCGCAGTTCAAGGAAGGGAAGCAGCAGGTGCTGGGTTTCCTGGTCGGGCAGGTGATGAAGGCCAGCGGCGGCAAAGCGAATCCGGGCAAGGTGAATGAGTTGTTGAAGAAGAAGTTCAGCAGTTAGGACGTGCTACTAACCGAGGAGCGTAGAGACGTATGAGCGCGATTAGAGAGATTAAGGGCAGGCAGATTGTCGATTCCCGCGGCAACCCGACGGTGGAAGCGGAAGTGATGCTGGAGAGCGGCGCGATTGGA is from Nitrospira sp. and encodes:
- the gatC gene encoding Asp-tRNA(Asn)/Glu-tRNA(Gln) amidotransferase subunit GatC codes for the protein MEITKQEVEKVAKLARLQVTESEVAVFTKQLSQILTHVETLKKYNTDGVQPTATVLGQVNVFRDDVVRPSLSVEQALANAPEREADGFCVPKIID
- a CDS encoding aspartate 1-decarboxylase, whose protein sequence is MFRQMLRSKIHRATVTGAHLEYEGSLTVDEELLEAAGILPYEAVVCSNLNNGERFMTYAITGKRGGGEIILNGPTARKGATGDQIIIFCYEYYSEEEIKRHAPKIVRVDGKNRIVEAAAKHP
- the glmU gene encoding bifunctional UDP-N-acetylglucosamine diphosphorylase/glucosamine-1-phosphate N-acetyltransferase GlmU, which codes for MMPHKQEMAMDGLGVVVMAAGRGTRMRSEQAKVLHQIVGRPMIRYALDVARAVAGHSVAVVVGHQAAQVRAVLEAALAGQSGGAAVHIVEQVQQLGTGHAVLQTRSVFAPGKANAPVAYLILNGDTPLLQESTLRALLQTHRAAGATVTLLTAILDNPGGYGRVVRRTAKGASGAVHASADVVKIVEDRDASPEERGIREINVGTYVVDGPFLFAALDKVQPHNAQGEYYLTDIVDMAVTQGHRVAALPLANPDEGLGVNSRLQLADAEQVIRQQIRRRWMEAGVTMIDPASTWIDAEVVIGKDTILHPNVTLEGKTVIGEGGEIRSFTRLTNCAVGSHVTILDHCVCADSQIDEQATIGPFVHLRPGVRVRKKAKVGNFVEMKKTDLGEGAKANHLSYLGDATIGKDVNIGAGTITCNYDGVHKYQTVVGDHVFLGSDTQLIAPVTIGAGAVIAAGTTVTQDVPADALAIARVAQVNRAGWAARRRALLANEKQAPVKPAGKRTAATKASSKKKRR
- a CDS encoding DUF948 domain-containing protein, with translation MTIVEIAAILIAVAFAVLVGYLVPVLIQLRKTVAESEHLLAKMNADMPPLVADLRSMSQNLNDLADQARGGVEHAAVLLHAVGEVGESVQQVHNVVRGSSGTLLTNVASVVAGFKAATQVVRERMKHEGEHHNGG
- the gatB gene encoding Asp-tRNA(Asn)/Glu-tRNA(Gln) amidotransferase subunit GatB; its protein translation is MIYEVVIGVEVHAQLRTKTKMFCGCGTTFGRSPNSQTCPVCLGLPGTLPVINRAAVEMAVRAGLALNCTIGANNQFDRKNYFYPDLPKGYQISQYESPICEHGWIEIAVGDNKKRVKIRRAHLEEDAGKNVHETGTSGSRVDLNRAGTPLLEIVTEPDMRSADEVVAYLKGLRDILMYLDVCDGNMDEGSFRCEPNLSLRPLGQKEFGTKVELKNLNSFKFVKDAIEYEIKRQTKVLSEGGKIFQETRLWNLERGETAVMRSKEEAHDYRYFPDPDLVPLKLDKEWIEGFRGSVPELPAARVARLVRDYGLPEYDAGVLTVSKGIADYFEASVKLFNQPKTVSNWVMGELTRELNLSGTDITASPVTPERLVDLLQLVEKGTISLKVAREIFPELYSSGKQPEQIVQEKGLTQVSDEGALDKIIDEVLTKNPAQVAQFKEGKQQVLGFLVGQVMKASGGKANPGKVNELLKKKFSS
- a CDS encoding YtxH domain-containing protein; amino-acid sequence: MADERGSSAGVFLAFLSGAALGAVAALLLAPQSGRESREQLRGYARRAEDNLRDLAGRAGESFEEVVDQGKEFVDSKKSVLREAFEAGREAMKRERDRMRGEEQG
- the gatA gene encoding Asp-tRNA(Asn)/Glu-tRNA(Gln) amidotransferase subunit GatA — its product is MSLHKLTLCELQRKFTAGEVTAKEIVRAYFLRIGQVEPKVKAYVTTQKEQAMVDAAALDDSLKGWRKTQPMMGMPLAIKDNLCTEGVTTTCSSRMLQHFVPPYDATVIAKLRAQGYVLLGKTNLDEFAMGSSTENSAFGPSRNPWNLQCVPGGSSGGSAAAVAADECAAALGSDTGGSIRQPAAFCGVVGLKPTYGRVSRYGLIAFASSLDQIGPITKDVADAAFLLGVIAGHDPMDSTSADVPVPDYTKALKKKDLKKLKVGIPAEFFAEGLDPEVEQAVRAAIEELKSLGGEIKEIQLPRTDAAVAVYYVIATAEASSNLARFDGVKFGLRSKDTKDLLDLYTKTRQDGFGPEVKRRIMLGTYALSSGYYDAYYGKAQAVRTLIRQDFDAAFKEVDLIVTPVTPTPAFKLGEKSEDPLQMYLSDIFTISVNLAGLPAISLPCGFSKAGLPIGLQLIGRAFQEDTLLRAAHAYEQAMQWRAKKPAVR
- the glmS gene encoding glutamine--fructose-6-phosphate transaminase (isomerizing); translated protein: MCGIVGYVGNQEAVPILIGGLAKLEYRGYDSAGVAIQQGQKINVRRSVGKLVNLQKSLQEKELSGMVGIGHTRWATHGKPSEQNAHPHRSKGCVLVHNGIIENYQPLKQQLEKEGYKFQSETDTEVLAHLIDKYLQQGQGLADAVRSATKDVRGSYALAVISEKEPGTLIAARSGCPLVVGRTKQASFVASDVMAMLAHTRDVTYLEEGDVAVVTQHEMHLTNADGQPVFRKATKITWDASAVEKSGYPHFMLKEIHEQPQTILDTMRGRYSYETGEADLPDIGLTPKEFAAVERIWIVACGTSWHAGLVGKYLFEEMVRTPVQVDIGSEFRYRDPLVGKNDLFITISQSGETADTLAAAREAKAKGARVVSIVNVVGSTLARESDGVLYTHCGPEIGVASTKAFTAQLTALYLLSLHLARVRRVMNVADGKAWLDRLVQLPSLVERVLGREAEVVAIAKRYYKKRNFLFLGRGINYPIALEGSLKLKEISYIHAEGYPAGEMKHGPIALIDKGMPVVVLAPRDRLYEKTVSNLMEVKARHAPVIAFVAEGERELGKTADAVFTIPDTHPLLSPILFTIPLQLLAYHIAVLRGADVDQPRNLAKSVTVE